A single region of the Halorussus gelatinilyticus genome encodes:
- a CDS encoding gamma-glutamylcyclotransferase family protein, with the protein MEVFVYGTLTDPERVARVLPTFEFRGAATLDGLHRVEGEYPTLAPGGRTDGRLLETPEIEALDAYEGVERGLYVRVSVPVASGNHGEDRDRDRKGDAELYVGDPATLGADAEWPGTGSFAERVRRFCRESEVAVRLRGRD; encoded by the coding sequence ATGGAGGTCTTCGTCTACGGAACGCTGACCGACCCGGAGCGGGTAGCGCGGGTCCTCCCGACCTTCGAGTTCCGCGGCGCGGCGACCCTCGACGGACTCCACCGCGTCGAAGGCGAGTACCCGACGCTCGCCCCCGGCGGACGCACCGACGGGAGACTGCTCGAAACGCCGGAGATAGAGGCGCTGGACGCCTACGAGGGCGTCGAGCGCGGGTTGTACGTCCGGGTGTCGGTGCCCGTTGCCTCCGGGAATCACGGCGAAGACCGAGACCGCGACCGCAAAGGGGACGCCGAACTCTACGTCGGCGACCCGGCGACGCTCGGTGCCGATGCCGAGTGGCCGGGCACCGGGTCGTTCGCCGAGCGCGTGCGCCGGTTCTGTCGGGAGTCGGAGGTCGCGGTTCGCCTTCGCGGGCGAGACTAA
- a CDS encoding MATE family efflux transporter — translation MAEQTLRTLMRTTDVVVTGLFSPAAVAAIGLADLFARLPLRIGLGLGSGAIALSSQDTGASETHDTADADADDSAGSEATANRDEAITQAIVVGILAGIPFVVFGLFAGERAIAALGAPSGVAEMGGTYLAVIFATAPARHVALVAARSLQGTGDTRTPMYVNVVSNLLNIVGTVALGLGLGPAPRLEIVGVGVATAFGNLFTAVALLAAIYGPWAAASFARPTDATIAKQLLEVSAPKIAEGLAATIAEFPFNAILLAFGTEVNAAYQIGRRMHQQVTSPLSRGYNVASSVVVGQALGEGDPDRARFEGWASAALGLVTVGSIGLLLFVGAEWFVRLFTDDPATVEYATDFARVYGLVSPFLVLYVVLSGALQGGSDTRTPFVARTTGIFGFMVGFSWLFGVRLGFGVTGVYAGIFLYFVWALLVVAAGFQWGGWATKAAAMMEERGSVEEAS, via the coding sequence ATGGCCGAGCAGACCCTCCGCACGCTGATGCGGACGACCGACGTCGTGGTGACGGGCCTGTTCTCGCCCGCCGCGGTCGCGGCCATCGGACTCGCCGACCTGTTCGCTAGACTCCCGCTCCGCATCGGTCTCGGACTCGGGAGCGGTGCCATCGCGCTATCGAGTCAGGACACCGGCGCGTCCGAGACGCACGACACCGCCGACGCAGACGCCGACGACTCCGCTGGAAGCGAGGCCACCGCGAACCGCGACGAGGCCATCACGCAGGCCATCGTCGTCGGGATCCTGGCCGGGATTCCGTTCGTCGTCTTCGGCCTGTTCGCCGGCGAGCGCGCCATCGCCGCGCTCGGGGCACCGTCGGGCGTCGCCGAGATGGGCGGCACCTACCTCGCGGTCATCTTCGCCACCGCGCCCGCCCGCCACGTCGCGCTCGTCGCCGCGCGCTCGTTGCAGGGCACCGGCGACACCCGGACGCCGATGTACGTCAACGTCGTCTCGAACCTGCTCAACATCGTCGGCACCGTCGCGCTCGGCCTCGGGTTGGGCCCCGCGCCGCGACTCGAAATCGTCGGCGTCGGCGTCGCCACCGCGTTCGGCAACCTGTTCACCGCCGTCGCGCTGCTGGCGGCCATCTACGGCCCGTGGGCCGCCGCCTCGTTCGCCCGGCCGACCGACGCCACCATCGCCAAGCAACTGCTGGAAGTCAGCGCGCCCAAAATCGCGGAGGGGTTGGCGGCCACTATCGCGGAGTTCCCCTTCAACGCCATCCTGCTCGCGTTCGGCACCGAGGTCAACGCCGCCTACCAGATCGGCCGCCGGATGCACCAGCAGGTCACGAGTCCGCTCTCGCGCGGCTACAACGTCGCGTCGAGCGTCGTCGTCGGGCAGGCGCTCGGCGAGGGCGACCCCGACCGCGCCAGATTCGAGGGGTGGGCGAGCGCCGCGCTCGGTCTCGTGACCGTGGGGTCCATCGGTCTCCTGCTGTTCGTCGGCGCGGAGTGGTTCGTCCGCCTGTTCACCGACGACCCCGCGACGGTCGAGTACGCGACGGACTTCGCTCGCGTCTACGGACTGGTCTCGCCGTTCCTCGTCCTCTACGTCGTCCTCTCGGGCGCTCTGCAGGGCGGGAGCGACACCCGCACGCCCTTCGTCGCCCGGACTACGGGAATCTTCGGCTTCATGGTCGGCTTCTCGTGGCTGTTCGGCGTCCGCCTCGGCTTCGGCGTCACGGGCGTCTACGCGGGCATCTTCCTGTACTTCGTCTGGGCGCTCCTCGTCGTCGCGGCCGGGTTCCAGTGGGGCGGTTGGGCCACGAAGGCGGCCGCGATGATGGAGGAGCGGGGGAGCGTCGAAGAAGCGTCGTGA
- the ilvA gene encoding threonine ammonia-lyase, protein MIDLSDVLDARVRVEETARRTPLDYSHTFSDMTGAEVHLKLETFQRTGSFKIRGATNRIETLSDDEKSAGVVTASAGNHAQGVALAATKSGVDSKIVMPENAPISKIQATRDYGATVVLWGDDYNEAQAKAHEIEEQEGRTYVHAFDDEKVMAGQGTIGLEIMEDLPDLDTVVVPIGGGGLIAGISTAVKEQNPDARVIGVQAEGASSAAQSLQKGEIHTLDSVDTIADGIATRNVGEKPFEVIQERVDEVVAVSDSEIAIAVTTLLERAKTLVEGAGAVALAALLSGAFEYEEDELIVPALCGGNIDMNTLTTVIMRGLVETGRYVKIRTVLKDRPGALDDLLDVISAQQANIYGIQHDRTSRDIAMNAAEVELDLETRGTDHVEQLLDALREEGFDVEVIA, encoded by the coding sequence ATGATAGACCTCTCGGACGTTCTCGACGCGCGAGTCCGGGTCGAGGAGACCGCCCGGCGGACGCCGCTGGACTACAGTCACACCTTCTCGGACATGACCGGCGCGGAGGTCCACCTGAAACTGGAGACGTTCCAGCGCACCGGGTCGTTCAAGATTCGCGGCGCGACCAACCGCATCGAGACGCTCTCGGACGACGAGAAGTCCGCGGGCGTCGTCACCGCCAGCGCGGGCAACCACGCCCAAGGCGTCGCGCTCGCGGCCACGAAGAGCGGCGTGGACTCGAAGATCGTGATGCCCGAGAACGCGCCCATCTCGAAGATTCAGGCGACCCGCGACTACGGCGCGACGGTGGTCCTGTGGGGCGACGACTACAACGAAGCGCAGGCGAAGGCCCACGAAATCGAGGAGCAAGAAGGCCGGACCTACGTCCACGCCTTCGACGACGAGAAGGTGATGGCGGGTCAGGGCACCATCGGCCTCGAAATCATGGAGGACCTCCCGGACCTCGACACCGTGGTCGTCCCCATCGGCGGCGGCGGTCTCATCGCCGGAATTTCGACCGCGGTCAAAGAGCAGAACCCCGACGCGCGAGTAATCGGCGTGCAGGCCGAGGGCGCATCGAGCGCGGCCCAGTCGCTTCAGAAGGGCGAGATTCACACGCTCGACTCGGTGGACACCATCGCGGACGGCATCGCCACCCGGAACGTCGGCGAGAAGCCCTTCGAGGTCATTCAGGAGCGCGTGGACGAGGTGGTCGCGGTCTCGGATTCGGAAATCGCAATCGCGGTGACGACGTTGCTGGAACGCGCCAAGACGCTCGTGGAGGGTGCCGGCGCGGTCGCGCTGGCGGCCCTGCTCTCGGGCGCGTTCGAGTACGAGGAAGACGAACTCATCGTACCGGCGCTCTGCGGCGGCAACATCGACATGAACACGCTCACGACGGTCATCATGCGCGGACTGGTCGAGACCGGCCGGTACGTCAAGATTCGGACCGTCCTCAAGGACCGCCCCGGCGCGTTGGACGACCTGCTGGACGTGATTTCGGCCCAGCAGGCCAACATCTACGGCATCCAGCACGACCGGACTTCGCGGGACATCGCCATGAACGCCGCGGAGGTCGAGTTGGACCTCGAAACCCGCGGGACCGACCACGTCGAGCAGTTGCTCGACGCGCTCCGCGAGGAGGGCTTCGACGTGGAAGTCATCGCGTAG